One Betta splendens chromosome 16, fBetSpl5.4, whole genome shotgun sequence genomic window carries:
- the leng9 gene encoding leukocyte receptor cluster member 9 isoform X1, whose amino-acid sequence MASDGPGMSSDPPEDHTEDGVHLKATSQADTPSPPAHTNPESAGRVVCQFFQKGKCHFGHRCRLSHSNPPLDDSGAVSPDQDDKSDEERTEKHKTKINKVNKASKGKETGKKPRMRTADDVISRILWDPSVDAEEFVVGYLDRFLGVVERPFCEFNWDTNPCDCDYTSELALPRHRIQYFSFRGHRVWDRHSRTDRVFGSTGQSLAPPFGGEGEVKGINTGDQEQLEDNRIEEQPSAVCGQEESKMEACGHTESTHLEKEKPNGTSVLSPGSTQPAPKCGGNISQEQQDPRGACVEEEAVNRLHSSTDEIPLSQRRAVSVEEEAQLEEKWEGNEDASSYLESLNLNQNPPAPLEQREEKRGGRPPKKRPTHFITFRANTPAILSCFQQLQEEITSLLPASAPHWQTASSLHVTLCLLVLQGPAEVAAAGEILRRFAQLDRNPPVAVTFPVKLKHFSGKVLFLSPQPQLQLQQLNNGLQEAFRKEGWLHRDSYNPRYHLTLAKVDDVEGERIFEGVGDLKVGKSLHFGRLPINTLHLCCVNGSKVDGFYQSLCTVNLR is encoded by the exons ATGGCGTCAGACGGACCGGGAATGTCCTCAGATCCACCAGAAGACCACACAGAGGATGGGGTCCACCTGAAAGCCACTAGCCAGGCTGACACACCCAGTCCTCCAGCACACACAAACCCTG AATCAGCAGGACGGGTTGTGTGCCAGTTTTTCCAGAAAGGAAAGTGTCATTTTGGTCACAGATGTCGTTTGTCTCACAG TAACCCGCCACTGGATGATTCAGGGGCTGTATCGCCTGACCAGGATGACAAATCAGATGAGGAAAGGACGGAAAAACATAAGACCAAGATAAACAAAGTCAATAAAGCATCAAAGGGAAAAG AGACGGGCAAAAAGCCTCGAATGCGCACAGCAGATGACGTTATTTCCCGCATCCTGTGGGACCCATCAGTGGATGCAGAAGAGTTTGTAGTGGGCTACCTGGATCGTTTCCTTGGGGTGGTGGAGCGCCCCTTCTGTGAATTCAACTGGGACACCAACCCCTGTGACTGCGATTACACTTCTGAGCTTGCCCTGCCCAGACACAGGATCCAGTACTTCAGCTTCAGAGGACACCGCGTGTGGGACCGCCATAGCAGGACTGACAGAGTGTTTGGATCCACCGGTCAATCTCTGGCTCCCCCCtttggaggggagggggaagtAAAGG gaattaatACAGGAGACCAAGAGCAACTTGAAGACAACAGGATAGAAGAGCAGCCATCTGCTGTCTGTGGGCAGGAAGAGAGTAAAATGGAGGCGTGCGGTCATACTGAGAGCACACATCTGGAGAAAGAGAAGCCGAACGGGACGAGCGTTCTCAGTCCTGGCTCGACACAACCAGCTCCCAAGTGTGGGGGAAACATTTCTCAGGAACAACAGGATCCACGAGGAGCATGtgttgaggaggaggctgtAAATAG ACTTCATAGTTCAACTGATGAAATCCCCTTGTCCCAAAGGAGAGCTGTGAGTGTTGAGGAAGAGGCACAATTAGAAGAAAAATGGGAAGGCAATGAAGATGCTTCA AGTTACCTCGAAAGCCTGAACCTAAACCAAAATCCGCCGGCACctctggagcagagagaggagaaacgcGGTGGTCGACCTCCCAAGAAACGACCCACGCACTTTATCACCTTCAGGGCCAACACTCCCGCCATCCTCTCCTgctttcagcagctgcaggaggagatcaCCTCTCTCCTACCCGCGTCTGCCCCTCACTGGCAGACGGCCTCCAGCCTCCACGTCACCCTGTGCCTCCTTGTGCTACAGGGCCCGGCTGAAGTAGCCGCCGCTGGGGAGATCCTGCGGCGCTTTGCCCAGTTGGATCGCAACCCTCCGGTGGCTGTGACCTTTCCTGTGAAGCTGAAGCATTTCAGCGGGAAGGTGCTGTTTCTGAGCCCgcagcctcagctgcagctccagcagctcaatAATGGCCTGCAGGAGGCCTTCAGGAAGGAGGGCTGGCTCCACAGGGACTCGTACAACCCACGCTACCACCTGACCCTGGCCAAGGTAGACGacgtggagggagagaggattTTTGAAGGCGTGGGGGACCTGAAGGTGGGGAAAAGTCTGCATTTTGGCCGTCTGCCCATCAATACCCTGCACCTGTGCTGTGTGAATGGATCTAAGGTGGATGGTTTTTATCAGTCACTGTGCACAGTGAACCTTCGATGA
- the leng9 gene encoding leukocyte receptor cluster member 9 isoform X2: MASDGPGMSSDPPEDHTEDGVHLKATSQADTPSPPAHTNPESAGRVVCQFFQKGKCHFGHRCRLSHSNPPLDDSGAVSPDQDDKSDEERTEKHKTKINKVNKASKGKETGKKPRMRTADDVISRILWDPSVDAEEFVVGYLDRFLGVVERPFCEFNWDTNPCDCDYTSELALPRHRIQYFSFRGHRVWDRHSRTDRVFGSTGQSLAPPFGGEGEVKGINTGDQEQLEDNRIEEQPSAVCGQEESKMEACGHTESTHLEKEKPNGTSVLSPGSTQPAPKCGGNISQEQQDPRGACVEEEAVNRRAVSVEEEAQLEEKWEGNEDASSYLESLNLNQNPPAPLEQREEKRGGRPPKKRPTHFITFRANTPAILSCFQQLQEEITSLLPASAPHWQTASSLHVTLCLLVLQGPAEVAAAGEILRRFAQLDRNPPVAVTFPVKLKHFSGKVLFLSPQPQLQLQQLNNGLQEAFRKEGWLHRDSYNPRYHLTLAKVDDVEGERIFEGVGDLKVGKSLHFGRLPINTLHLCCVNGSKVDGFYQSLCTVNLR; the protein is encoded by the exons ATGGCGTCAGACGGACCGGGAATGTCCTCAGATCCACCAGAAGACCACACAGAGGATGGGGTCCACCTGAAAGCCACTAGCCAGGCTGACACACCCAGTCCTCCAGCACACACAAACCCTG AATCAGCAGGACGGGTTGTGTGCCAGTTTTTCCAGAAAGGAAAGTGTCATTTTGGTCACAGATGTCGTTTGTCTCACAG TAACCCGCCACTGGATGATTCAGGGGCTGTATCGCCTGACCAGGATGACAAATCAGATGAGGAAAGGACGGAAAAACATAAGACCAAGATAAACAAAGTCAATAAAGCATCAAAGGGAAAAG AGACGGGCAAAAAGCCTCGAATGCGCACAGCAGATGACGTTATTTCCCGCATCCTGTGGGACCCATCAGTGGATGCAGAAGAGTTTGTAGTGGGCTACCTGGATCGTTTCCTTGGGGTGGTGGAGCGCCCCTTCTGTGAATTCAACTGGGACACCAACCCCTGTGACTGCGATTACACTTCTGAGCTTGCCCTGCCCAGACACAGGATCCAGTACTTCAGCTTCAGAGGACACCGCGTGTGGGACCGCCATAGCAGGACTGACAGAGTGTTTGGATCCACCGGTCAATCTCTGGCTCCCCCCtttggaggggagggggaagtAAAGG gaattaatACAGGAGACCAAGAGCAACTTGAAGACAACAGGATAGAAGAGCAGCCATCTGCTGTCTGTGGGCAGGAAGAGAGTAAAATGGAGGCGTGCGGTCATACTGAGAGCACACATCTGGAGAAAGAGAAGCCGAACGGGACGAGCGTTCTCAGTCCTGGCTCGACACAACCAGCTCCCAAGTGTGGGGGAAACATTTCTCAGGAACAACAGGATCCACGAGGAGCATGtgttgaggaggaggctgtAAATAG GAGAGCTGTGAGTGTTGAGGAAGAGGCACAATTAGAAGAAAAATGGGAAGGCAATGAAGATGCTTCA AGTTACCTCGAAAGCCTGAACCTAAACCAAAATCCGCCGGCACctctggagcagagagaggagaaacgcGGTGGTCGACCTCCCAAGAAACGACCCACGCACTTTATCACCTTCAGGGCCAACACTCCCGCCATCCTCTCCTgctttcagcagctgcaggaggagatcaCCTCTCTCCTACCCGCGTCTGCCCCTCACTGGCAGACGGCCTCCAGCCTCCACGTCACCCTGTGCCTCCTTGTGCTACAGGGCCCGGCTGAAGTAGCCGCCGCTGGGGAGATCCTGCGGCGCTTTGCCCAGTTGGATCGCAACCCTCCGGTGGCTGTGACCTTTCCTGTGAAGCTGAAGCATTTCAGCGGGAAGGTGCTGTTTCTGAGCCCgcagcctcagctgcagctccagcagctcaatAATGGCCTGCAGGAGGCCTTCAGGAAGGAGGGCTGGCTCCACAGGGACTCGTACAACCCACGCTACCACCTGACCCTGGCCAAGGTAGACGacgtggagggagagaggattTTTGAAGGCGTGGGGGACCTGAAGGTGGGGAAAAGTCTGCATTTTGGCCGTCTGCCCATCAATACCCTGCACCTGTGCTGTGTGAATGGATCTAAGGTGGATGGTTTTTATCAGTCACTGTGCACAGTGAACCTTCGATGA
- the flcn gene encoding folliculin isoform X3 → MHFSGFRRSQLDSLPSSWHIVSHNKVGVATPGDRDRDGDREGEGLTMRANSSASQRGEMCEGCRSLPASHPGFVSIDDETGIRFLSHQHPRQPQLFSVVRQACVRSLSCEVCPGREGPIFFGDEQHGFVFSHTFFIKDSLARGFQRWYSIVMVAMDRIYLINSWPFLLRHLRLTIQSLQSTALKVFDSEQGVCPQRAVRMNSVFSPAVFPHQRSGNAARSLTSLTQHPNLWASLHSSFSWLLKACGSRLTEKLLEGAPTEDTLVLIERQTEQEEEMRCCEGEDGGGSKPQRHPSESLLVHDFLSEETNLDDLPGPKFRSLRHLRQVLGAAEFRQLAWHVLMGNQVIWRGADPGMIQSAFTVLKSLLPVGCVRSVPYSGQYEEAYKCNFLGLSPDVPIPAHVSSSEFSVLVDISPDKSCQSSVVSDEDICSLYQFSISSASTQPTDRGPTLLNKLEVALSNENLSVDVVSHCLLCLKEEWMNKVKVLFKFSKVDGRGREDTQKVLVHLGATGPGEEDNVRLLKFWMTGLSKTYKSHLMTAVRGGERSPSQ, encoded by the exons ATGCACTTCTCTGGATTTAGGAGGTCTCAACTTGACTCACTTCCTAGTTCTTGGCACATTGTCAGTCATAACAAG GTGGGGGTCGCGACACCAGGGGACAGGGACCGAGATGGTGATCGGGAAGGCGAAGGGCTGACCATGAGAGCCAACAGTTCAGCCTCACAAAGAGGCGAAATGTGTGAG GGATGCAGATCTCTGCCTGCGTCTCATCCGGGTTTTGTGAGCATCGACGATGAGACTGGCATACGCTTCCTGAGCCACCAGCATCCCAGACAGCCTCAGCTGTTTAGTGTGGTCCGCCAGGCCTGTGTCCGCAGTCTTAGCTGTGAG GTGTGTCCTGGCCGTGAAGGGCCAATTTTCTTTGGAGATGAGCAGCATGGATTTGTATTCTCACACACCTTTTTTATCAAAGACAGCCTGGCCAGAGGATTCCAGCGCTGGTACAGTATAGTCATGGTAGCCATGGACAGAATCTATCTCATCAACTCCTGGCCTTTTCTGTTACGCCACCTTAGACTTACTATACAGAGCCTGCAAAGCACAGCACTCAAG GTGTTTGACAGTGAACAAGGAGTTTGCCCTCAGCGAGCTGTGAGGATGAACAGCGTGTTCTCACCTGCAGTTTTTCCACACCAAAGGAGCGGCAACGCAGCTCGATCACTCACTTCTCTTACCCAGCATCCCAACCTCTGGGCCAGCCTGCACTCCTCCTTTAGCTG GCTGCTGAAGGCCTGTGGTAGTCGTCTGACAGAGAAGCTGCTTGAAGGGGCTCCCACCGAGGACACCCTGGTACTaatagagagacagacag AGCAAGAAGAGGAAATGAGATGCTGTGAGGGGGAAGATGGAGGTGGTTCAAAGCCACAGCGGCATCCGTCAGAGAGTTTGCTGGTCCATGATTTCCTGTCTGAAGAGACAAATTTAGACGACTTACCTGGTCCAAAATTTAGATCACTGAGACACTTGAGACAG GTTCTCGGGGCTGCTGAATTTCGTCAGCTGGCATGGCATGTGCTCATGGGGAACCAGGTCATATGGAGAGGTGCAGACCCTGGGATGATCCAGTCTGCATTCACAGTGCTTAAG TCTCTGCTCCCAGTAGGCTGCGTGCGCTCTGTGCCGTACAGCGGTCAGTACGAGGAAGCTTACAAATGCAACTTTTTGGGTCTCAGCCCTGATGTGCCTATTCCAGCTCATGTCAGCTCCTCAG AGTTTTCAGTGCTGGTGGACATCAGCCCAGATAAAAGCTGTCAGAGCTCTGTTGTCAGTGACGAGGATATCTGCTCACTTTATCAGTTCTCCATCAGCAGTGCCAGCACACAGCCCACAGACAGAG gTCCCACATTACTGAACAAACTTGAGGTAGCTCTGTCCAACGAGAACCTGTCAGTAGACGTCGTATCCCACTGCCTGCTGTGCTTAAAGGAAGAATGGATGAA TAAAGTCAAGGTGCTGTTCAAGTTCTCCAAAGTAGACGGGCGTGGCCGGGAAGACACCCAGAAGGTTCTGGTCCACCTTGGTGCCACAGGGCCTGGGGAGGAAGACAACGTCAGGCTCCTCAAATTCTGGATGACCGGACTCAGCAAAACCTACAAGAGCCATTTAATGACAGCTGTCCGAGGGGGGGAGAGGAGCCCCAGCCAGTGA
- the flcn gene encoding folliculin isoform X1, producing the protein MSSTEVTPVVKMNALVALCHFCELHGPRTLFCTEALHPPSPSPSSQVGVATPGDRDRDGDREGEGLTMRANSSASQRGEMCEGCRSLPASHPGFVSIDDETGIRFLSHQHPRQPQLFSVVRQACVRSLSCEVNSDLFVLVFVGVTHLMLEKKQHIFSLRCFFRCHLTFLLILFLLSQVCPGREGPIFFGDEQHGFVFSHTFFIKDSLARGFQRWYSIVMVAMDRIYLINSWPFLLRHLRLTIQSLQSTALKVFDSEQGVCPQRAVRMNSVFSPAVFPHQRSGNAARSLTSLTQHPNLWASLHSSFSWLLKACGSRLTEKLLEGAPTEDTLVLIERQTEQEEEMRCCEGEDGGGSKPQRHPSESLLVHDFLSEETNLDDLPGPKFRSLRHLRQVLGAAEFRQLAWHVLMGNQVIWRGADPGMIQSAFTVLKSLLPVGCVRSVPYSGQYEEAYKCNFLGLSPDVPIPAHVSSSEFSVLVDISPDKSCQSSVVSDEDICSLYQFSISSASTQPTDRGPTLLNKLEVALSNENLSVDVVSHCLLCLKEEWMNKVKVLFKFSKVDGRGREDTQKVLVHLGATGPGEEDNVRLLKFWMTGLSKTYKSHLMTAVRGGERSPSQ; encoded by the exons ATGTCCTCCACTGAAGTGACCCCAGTCGTAAAG ATGAACGCTCTAGTTGCTCTCTGTCACTTTTGTGAGCTCCATGGTCCTCGGACGCTGTTCTGCACCGAGGCATTGCACCCTCCATCCCCGTCTCCTTCATCCCAGGTGGGGGTCGCGACACCAGGGGACAGGGACCGAGATGGTGATCGGGAAGGCGAAGGGCTGACCATGAGAGCCAACAGTTCAGCCTCACAAAGAGGCGAAATGTGTGAG GGATGCAGATCTCTGCCTGCGTCTCATCCGGGTTTTGTGAGCATCGACGATGAGACTGGCATACGCTTCCTGAGCCACCAGCATCCCAGACAGCCTCAGCTGTTTAGTGTGGTCCGCCAGGCCTGTGTCCGCAGTCTTAGCTGTGAGGTAAACAGTGACTTATTTGTGCTTGTATTTGTGGGAGTCACACACCTCATGcttgaaaaaaaacagcatatcTTCTCATTACGCTGCTTCTTCAGATGCCACTTAACATTTCTCCTGATCCTCTTTCTGTTGTCTCAGGTGTGTCCTGGCCGTGAAGGGCCAATTTTCTTTGGAGATGAGCAGCATGGATTTGTATTCTCACACACCTTTTTTATCAAAGACAGCCTGGCCAGAGGATTCCAGCGCTGGTACAGTATAGTCATGGTAGCCATGGACAGAATCTATCTCATCAACTCCTGGCCTTTTCTGTTACGCCACCTTAGACTTACTATACAGAGCCTGCAAAGCACAGCACTCAAG GTGTTTGACAGTGAACAAGGAGTTTGCCCTCAGCGAGCTGTGAGGATGAACAGCGTGTTCTCACCTGCAGTTTTTCCACACCAAAGGAGCGGCAACGCAGCTCGATCACTCACTTCTCTTACCCAGCATCCCAACCTCTGGGCCAGCCTGCACTCCTCCTTTAGCTG GCTGCTGAAGGCCTGTGGTAGTCGTCTGACAGAGAAGCTGCTTGAAGGGGCTCCCACCGAGGACACCCTGGTACTaatagagagacagacag AGCAAGAAGAGGAAATGAGATGCTGTGAGGGGGAAGATGGAGGTGGTTCAAAGCCACAGCGGCATCCGTCAGAGAGTTTGCTGGTCCATGATTTCCTGTCTGAAGAGACAAATTTAGACGACTTACCTGGTCCAAAATTTAGATCACTGAGACACTTGAGACAG GTTCTCGGGGCTGCTGAATTTCGTCAGCTGGCATGGCATGTGCTCATGGGGAACCAGGTCATATGGAGAGGTGCAGACCCTGGGATGATCCAGTCTGCATTCACAGTGCTTAAG TCTCTGCTCCCAGTAGGCTGCGTGCGCTCTGTGCCGTACAGCGGTCAGTACGAGGAAGCTTACAAATGCAACTTTTTGGGTCTCAGCCCTGATGTGCCTATTCCAGCTCATGTCAGCTCCTCAG AGTTTTCAGTGCTGGTGGACATCAGCCCAGATAAAAGCTGTCAGAGCTCTGTTGTCAGTGACGAGGATATCTGCTCACTTTATCAGTTCTCCATCAGCAGTGCCAGCACACAGCCCACAGACAGAG gTCCCACATTACTGAACAAACTTGAGGTAGCTCTGTCCAACGAGAACCTGTCAGTAGACGTCGTATCCCACTGCCTGCTGTGCTTAAAGGAAGAATGGATGAA TAAAGTCAAGGTGCTGTTCAAGTTCTCCAAAGTAGACGGGCGTGGCCGGGAAGACACCCAGAAGGTTCTGGTCCACCTTGGTGCCACAGGGCCTGGGGAGGAAGACAACGTCAGGCTCCTCAAATTCTGGATGACCGGACTCAGCAAAACCTACAAGAGCCATTTAATGACAGCTGTCCGAGGGGGGGAGAGGAGCCCCAGCCAGTGA
- the flcn gene encoding folliculin isoform X2 has product MSSTEVTPVVKMNALVALCHFCELHGPRTLFCTEALHPPSPSPSSQVGVATPGDRDRDGDREGEGLTMRANSSASQRGEMCEGCRSLPASHPGFVSIDDETGIRFLSHQHPRQPQLFSVVRQACVRSLSCEVCPGREGPIFFGDEQHGFVFSHTFFIKDSLARGFQRWYSIVMVAMDRIYLINSWPFLLRHLRLTIQSLQSTALKVFDSEQGVCPQRAVRMNSVFSPAVFPHQRSGNAARSLTSLTQHPNLWASLHSSFSWLLKACGSRLTEKLLEGAPTEDTLVLIERQTEQEEEMRCCEGEDGGGSKPQRHPSESLLVHDFLSEETNLDDLPGPKFRSLRHLRQVLGAAEFRQLAWHVLMGNQVIWRGADPGMIQSAFTVLKSLLPVGCVRSVPYSGQYEEAYKCNFLGLSPDVPIPAHVSSSEFSVLVDISPDKSCQSSVVSDEDICSLYQFSISSASTQPTDRGPTLLNKLEVALSNENLSVDVVSHCLLCLKEEWMNKVKVLFKFSKVDGRGREDTQKVLVHLGATGPGEEDNVRLLKFWMTGLSKTYKSHLMTAVRGGERSPSQ; this is encoded by the exons ATGTCCTCCACTGAAGTGACCCCAGTCGTAAAG ATGAACGCTCTAGTTGCTCTCTGTCACTTTTGTGAGCTCCATGGTCCTCGGACGCTGTTCTGCACCGAGGCATTGCACCCTCCATCCCCGTCTCCTTCATCCCAGGTGGGGGTCGCGACACCAGGGGACAGGGACCGAGATGGTGATCGGGAAGGCGAAGGGCTGACCATGAGAGCCAACAGTTCAGCCTCACAAAGAGGCGAAATGTGTGAG GGATGCAGATCTCTGCCTGCGTCTCATCCGGGTTTTGTGAGCATCGACGATGAGACTGGCATACGCTTCCTGAGCCACCAGCATCCCAGACAGCCTCAGCTGTTTAGTGTGGTCCGCCAGGCCTGTGTCCGCAGTCTTAGCTGTGAG GTGTGTCCTGGCCGTGAAGGGCCAATTTTCTTTGGAGATGAGCAGCATGGATTTGTATTCTCACACACCTTTTTTATCAAAGACAGCCTGGCCAGAGGATTCCAGCGCTGGTACAGTATAGTCATGGTAGCCATGGACAGAATCTATCTCATCAACTCCTGGCCTTTTCTGTTACGCCACCTTAGACTTACTATACAGAGCCTGCAAAGCACAGCACTCAAG GTGTTTGACAGTGAACAAGGAGTTTGCCCTCAGCGAGCTGTGAGGATGAACAGCGTGTTCTCACCTGCAGTTTTTCCACACCAAAGGAGCGGCAACGCAGCTCGATCACTCACTTCTCTTACCCAGCATCCCAACCTCTGGGCCAGCCTGCACTCCTCCTTTAGCTG GCTGCTGAAGGCCTGTGGTAGTCGTCTGACAGAGAAGCTGCTTGAAGGGGCTCCCACCGAGGACACCCTGGTACTaatagagagacagacag AGCAAGAAGAGGAAATGAGATGCTGTGAGGGGGAAGATGGAGGTGGTTCAAAGCCACAGCGGCATCCGTCAGAGAGTTTGCTGGTCCATGATTTCCTGTCTGAAGAGACAAATTTAGACGACTTACCTGGTCCAAAATTTAGATCACTGAGACACTTGAGACAG GTTCTCGGGGCTGCTGAATTTCGTCAGCTGGCATGGCATGTGCTCATGGGGAACCAGGTCATATGGAGAGGTGCAGACCCTGGGATGATCCAGTCTGCATTCACAGTGCTTAAG TCTCTGCTCCCAGTAGGCTGCGTGCGCTCTGTGCCGTACAGCGGTCAGTACGAGGAAGCTTACAAATGCAACTTTTTGGGTCTCAGCCCTGATGTGCCTATTCCAGCTCATGTCAGCTCCTCAG AGTTTTCAGTGCTGGTGGACATCAGCCCAGATAAAAGCTGTCAGAGCTCTGTTGTCAGTGACGAGGATATCTGCTCACTTTATCAGTTCTCCATCAGCAGTGCCAGCACACAGCCCACAGACAGAG gTCCCACATTACTGAACAAACTTGAGGTAGCTCTGTCCAACGAGAACCTGTCAGTAGACGTCGTATCCCACTGCCTGCTGTGCTTAAAGGAAGAATGGATGAA TAAAGTCAAGGTGCTGTTCAAGTTCTCCAAAGTAGACGGGCGTGGCCGGGAAGACACCCAGAAGGTTCTGGTCCACCTTGGTGCCACAGGGCCTGGGGAGGAAGACAACGTCAGGCTCCTCAAATTCTGGATGACCGGACTCAGCAAAACCTACAAGAGCCATTTAATGACAGCTGTCCGAGGGGGGGAGAGGAGCCCCAGCCAGTGA
- the flcn gene encoding folliculin isoform X4, whose product MSSTEVTPVVKVGVATPGDRDRDGDREGEGLTMRANSSASQRGEMCEGCRSLPASHPGFVSIDDETGIRFLSHQHPRQPQLFSVVRQACVRSLSCEVCPGREGPIFFGDEQHGFVFSHTFFIKDSLARGFQRWYSIVMVAMDRIYLINSWPFLLRHLRLTIQSLQSTALKVFDSEQGVCPQRAVRMNSVFSPAVFPHQRSGNAARSLTSLTQHPNLWASLHSSFSWLLKACGSRLTEKLLEGAPTEDTLVLIERQTEQEEEMRCCEGEDGGGSKPQRHPSESLLVHDFLSEETNLDDLPGPKFRSLRHLRQVLGAAEFRQLAWHVLMGNQVIWRGADPGMIQSAFTVLKSLLPVGCVRSVPYSGQYEEAYKCNFLGLSPDVPIPAHVSSSEFSVLVDISPDKSCQSSVVSDEDICSLYQFSISSASTQPTDRGPTLLNKLEVALSNENLSVDVVSHCLLCLKEEWMNKVKVLFKFSKVDGRGREDTQKVLVHLGATGPGEEDNVRLLKFWMTGLSKTYKSHLMTAVRGGERSPSQ is encoded by the exons ATGTCCTCCACTGAAGTGACCCCAGTCGTAAAG GTGGGGGTCGCGACACCAGGGGACAGGGACCGAGATGGTGATCGGGAAGGCGAAGGGCTGACCATGAGAGCCAACAGTTCAGCCTCACAAAGAGGCGAAATGTGTGAG GGATGCAGATCTCTGCCTGCGTCTCATCCGGGTTTTGTGAGCATCGACGATGAGACTGGCATACGCTTCCTGAGCCACCAGCATCCCAGACAGCCTCAGCTGTTTAGTGTGGTCCGCCAGGCCTGTGTCCGCAGTCTTAGCTGTGAG GTGTGTCCTGGCCGTGAAGGGCCAATTTTCTTTGGAGATGAGCAGCATGGATTTGTATTCTCACACACCTTTTTTATCAAAGACAGCCTGGCCAGAGGATTCCAGCGCTGGTACAGTATAGTCATGGTAGCCATGGACAGAATCTATCTCATCAACTCCTGGCCTTTTCTGTTACGCCACCTTAGACTTACTATACAGAGCCTGCAAAGCACAGCACTCAAG GTGTTTGACAGTGAACAAGGAGTTTGCCCTCAGCGAGCTGTGAGGATGAACAGCGTGTTCTCACCTGCAGTTTTTCCACACCAAAGGAGCGGCAACGCAGCTCGATCACTCACTTCTCTTACCCAGCATCCCAACCTCTGGGCCAGCCTGCACTCCTCCTTTAGCTG GCTGCTGAAGGCCTGTGGTAGTCGTCTGACAGAGAAGCTGCTTGAAGGGGCTCCCACCGAGGACACCCTGGTACTaatagagagacagacag AGCAAGAAGAGGAAATGAGATGCTGTGAGGGGGAAGATGGAGGTGGTTCAAAGCCACAGCGGCATCCGTCAGAGAGTTTGCTGGTCCATGATTTCCTGTCTGAAGAGACAAATTTAGACGACTTACCTGGTCCAAAATTTAGATCACTGAGACACTTGAGACAG GTTCTCGGGGCTGCTGAATTTCGTCAGCTGGCATGGCATGTGCTCATGGGGAACCAGGTCATATGGAGAGGTGCAGACCCTGGGATGATCCAGTCTGCATTCACAGTGCTTAAG TCTCTGCTCCCAGTAGGCTGCGTGCGCTCTGTGCCGTACAGCGGTCAGTACGAGGAAGCTTACAAATGCAACTTTTTGGGTCTCAGCCCTGATGTGCCTATTCCAGCTCATGTCAGCTCCTCAG AGTTTTCAGTGCTGGTGGACATCAGCCCAGATAAAAGCTGTCAGAGCTCTGTTGTCAGTGACGAGGATATCTGCTCACTTTATCAGTTCTCCATCAGCAGTGCCAGCACACAGCCCACAGACAGAG gTCCCACATTACTGAACAAACTTGAGGTAGCTCTGTCCAACGAGAACCTGTCAGTAGACGTCGTATCCCACTGCCTGCTGTGCTTAAAGGAAGAATGGATGAA TAAAGTCAAGGTGCTGTTCAAGTTCTCCAAAGTAGACGGGCGTGGCCGGGAAGACACCCAGAAGGTTCTGGTCCACCTTGGTGCCACAGGGCCTGGGGAGGAAGACAACGTCAGGCTCCTCAAATTCTGGATGACCGGACTCAGCAAAACCTACAAGAGCCATTTAATGACAGCTGTCCGAGGGGGGGAGAGGAGCCCCAGCCAGTGA